In Fusobacterium periodonticum ATCC 33693, the following are encoded in one genomic region:
- a CDS encoding alanyl-tRNA editing protein, which yields MENKKINLKKISDMTYEVLNSPFYVDGKGGQLGDRGTIAEANIVEVKENIVILDKNLEDGEYTYSIDEKRQEDIRQQHTAQHIFSAEAYNNFGLNTVGFRMAEEYTTVDLDQKDISKETIEKLEELVNNDIKADILVEEEIYTNEDAHKIENLRKTIKEKIKGDVRFIKIGDVDICACAGFHVARTSEIEIFKIINHENIKGNYTRFYFLAGDRAKNDYNKKHDIIKKLTNTFSCKDDEILEMLDKALKEKASVTAELKSLGMRYAELMVKDFENTFIDYKNFKILIYNEDENLVGILPKFVNLDKFLLLIGYDTSYTLMSNIYDCKEIIINIVKNFPNIKGGGGRNKGNIKIDKAYSRNELIEIIKKGIDNSNE from the coding sequence ATGGAAAATAAAAAAATTAATTTAAAAAAAATTTCTGATATGACTTATGAAGTATTAAATTCTCCTTTCTATGTTGATGGTAAAGGTGGACAACTTGGAGATAGAGGAACAATAGCTGAGGCTAACATTGTTGAAGTAAAAGAAAATATTGTTATCTTAGATAAAAATTTAGAAGATGGTGAATACACTTACTCTATTGATGAAAAAAGACAGGAAGATATAAGACAGCAGCATACGGCTCAACATATTTTTTCTGCTGAAGCCTACAATAATTTTGGATTAAACACTGTAGGTTTTAGAATGGCTGAAGAATATACAACTGTAGATTTAGATCAAAAAGATATTTCAAAAGAAACTATAGAGAAGCTAGAAGAGTTAGTAAATAATGATATAAAAGCAGATATCTTAGTTGAAGAAGAAATCTATACAAATGAAGATGCTCATAAAATTGAAAATCTTAGAAAGACTATAAAAGAAAAAATAAAAGGTGATGTAAGATTTATAAAAATTGGAGATGTTGATATCTGTGCTTGTGCAGGTTTTCATGTTGCAAGAACTTCAGAGATAGAAATATTTAAAATTATAAATCATGAAAATATAAAGGGAAATTACACTAGATTTTATTTTTTAGCAGGAGATAGAGCTAAGAATGACTATAATAAAAAACATGATATTATAAAAAAATTAACCAACACTTTCTCATGTAAGGATGATGAAATTTTAGAAATGCTAGATAAAGCTTTAAAAGAAAAGGCTAGTGTAACAGCTGAATTAAAATCTTTAGGAATGAGATATGCAGAGCTTATGGTAAAAGATTTTGAAAATACCTTTATTGACTATAAAAATTTTAAAATTTTAATATATAATGAAGATGAAAATTTAGTAGGAATCTTACCTAAATTTGTAAATTTAGATAAATTTCTATTATTAATTGGATATGATACAAGTTATACTTTAATGTCTAATATTTATGACTGTAAGGAAATCATCATAAATATTGTTAAGAATTTTCCTAATATAAAAGGTGGAGGAGGTAGAAACAAAGGAAATATAAAAATTGATAAAGCATATAGTAGAAATGAACTAATAGAAATAATAAAAAAAGGAATTGATAATAGTAATGAATAA
- the nox gene encoding H2O-forming NADH oxidase encodes MKIVVVGANHAGTACINTMLDNYKGNEVVVFDSNSNISFLGCGMALWIGGQIAGSDGLFYSSKEKLEAKGAKIHMETGVTNIDFDKKIVYATGKDGKKYEESYDKLVLSTGSLPIDLPIIGKELENVQYVKLFQNAQEVIDKLNVNKSIEKVAVVGAGYIGVELAEAFKRWGKEVYLVDAADSCLSTYYDKLFREKMDAQLEGHGIKLEYGQLVKEIQGNGKVEKIITNKGEFPADMVVLCAGFRPNTDLGKDKLELFRNGAYVVDRTQKTSLDDVYAIGDCATVYDNSIGGTNYIALATNAVRSGIVAAHNVCGTNLESIGVQGSNGISIFGLNMVSTGLTFEKAEKLGIEVLETTFHDLQKPEFMEHNNEEVYIRIVYRKDNRKIIGAQMASKYDISMAMHVFSLAIQEGVTIDRFKLLDILFLPHFNKPYNYITMAALGAK; translated from the coding sequence ATGAAAATTGTAGTAGTAGGTGCAAACCATGCAGGAACGGCTTGTATTAACACAATGTTAGACAACTATAAAGGAAATGAAGTTGTTGTATTTGATAGTAACTCAAATATTAGTTTCCTAGGATGTGGAATGGCTCTTTGGATAGGTGGACAAATAGCAGGTTCAGATGGATTATTTTATTCTTCAAAAGAAAAATTAGAAGCAAAAGGTGCTAAAATCCATATGGAAACAGGTGTTACAAATATTGATTTCGATAAAAAAATTGTGTACGCTACTGGAAAAGATGGTAAAAAGTATGAAGAAAGCTATGATAAACTAGTTTTATCTACAGGTTCTTTACCAATAGACTTACCAATCATTGGAAAAGAATTAGAAAATGTTCAATATGTAAAATTATTCCAAAATGCACAAGAAGTTATTGATAAATTAAATGTAAATAAGTCAATAGAAAAAGTTGCTGTTGTTGGAGCAGGATATATCGGAGTTGAACTTGCAGAAGCTTTCAAACGTTGGGGAAAAGAAGTATACTTAGTTGATGCAGCTGACAGTTGTCTATCTACTTACTATGATAAATTATTTAGAGAAAAAATGGATGCTCAATTAGAAGGGCATGGAATTAAACTTGAATATGGACAATTAGTAAAAGAAATTCAAGGAAATGGAAAAGTTGAAAAAATAATCACTAATAAAGGTGAATTCCCAGCTGATATGGTAGTTCTATGTGCTGGATTTAGACCTAACACAGACTTAGGAAAAGATAAATTAGAATTATTTAGAAATGGTGCTTATGTAGTTGATAGAACTCAAAAAACAAGTTTAGATGATGTTTATGCTATAGGAGACTGTGCAACAGTTTATGACAACTCTATTGGTGGTACAAACTATATCGCTCTTGCAACAAATGCAGTTAGATCAGGAATCGTTGCTGCTCACAATGTTTGTGGAACAAACTTAGAAAGCATAGGAGTACAAGGTTCTAATGGAATTTCAATCTTTGGATTAAATATGGTTTCTACAGGACTTACTTTTGAAAAAGCTGAAAAATTAGGAATTGAAGTTTTAGAAACAACTTTCCATGATTTACAAAAACCTGAATTCATGGAACATAATAATGAAGAAGTATATATCAGAATCGTGTATAGAAAAGATAATAGAAAAATAATTGGAGCTCAAATGGCTTCTAAATATGATATTTCTATGGCTATGCATGTATTCTCATTAGCTATACAAGAAGGAGTAACTATAGATAGATTTAAATTATTAGATATTCTATTCTTACCTCATTTCAATAAACCATATAACTATATTACTATGGCTGCACTAGGTGCAAAATAA
- the rlmN gene encoding 23S rRNA (adenine(2503)-C(2))-methyltransferase RlmN, translating into MNNEKINILNLTQEELTEFLVSLGLKKFYGKEVFIWLHKKIIRNFDDMTNLSLKDREILKENAYIPFFNLLKHQVSKLDKTEKFLFELEDKGTIETVLLRHRDSKNKEIRNTLCVSSQVGCPVKCSFCATGQGGYMRNLSVSEILNQVYTVERRLRKKDESLNNLVFMGMGEPLLNIDNLSTALSIISNENGINISKRKITISTSGVVPGIEKILLEKIPIELAVSLHSAINEKRDQIIPINKNFPLEDLSAVLVEYQKQTKRRITFEYILIDNFNISEVDANALADFIHQFDHVVNLIPYNEVEGVEHTRPSMKKIERFYNYLKNVRKVNVTLRQEKGSDIDGACGQLRQRNKKGDN; encoded by the coding sequence ATGAATAATGAAAAAATTAATATTTTAAATCTAACTCAAGAGGAGTTAACAGAATTTTTGGTGTCTTTAGGACTAAAAAAATTCTATGGAAAAGAAGTCTTTATTTGGCTACATAAGAAGATTATCAGAAATTTTGATGATATGACAAACCTATCTTTAAAAGATAGAGAAATCTTAAAAGAAAATGCCTATATACCATTTTTTAATCTTTTGAAGCATCAAGTTTCAAAGTTAGATAAGACTGAAAAATTCCTATTTGAACTTGAAGATAAGGGAACAATAGAAACAGTTCTTTTAAGACATAGAGATTCTAAAAATAAAGAAATCAGAAACACTCTTTGTGTATCATCTCAAGTTGGCTGTCCTGTAAAATGTAGTTTCTGTGCAACAGGACAAGGTGGATATATGAGAAATCTTTCAGTAAGTGAAATTTTAAACCAAGTTTACACTGTTGAAAGAAGACTTAGAAAAAAAGATGAAAGCCTAAATAACTTGGTATTTATGGGTATGGGTGAACCTCTTTTAAATATAGATAATCTTTCTACAGCTTTATCTATAATTTCAAATGAAAATGGAATCAATATTTCAAAAAGAAAGATTACAATTTCAACTTCTGGTGTAGTTCCAGGTATAGAAAAGATTTTGTTGGAAAAAATTCCTATAGAATTAGCAGTTTCTCTACACAGTGCTATAAATGAAAAAAGGGATCAAATCATTCCAATAAATAAAAACTTCCCATTGGAAGACTTATCAGCAGTTTTAGTTGAATATCAAAAACAAACTAAAAGAAGAATTACTTTTGAATATATTTTAATAGATAATTTTAATATTTCAGAAGTTGATGCTAATGCTTTAGCAGATTTTATACATCAATTTGATCATGTGGTAAATTTAATACCATATAATGAAGTTGAAGGAGTAGAACATACAAGACCTTCTATGAAGAAAATTGAAAGATTCTATAACTATCTAAAAAATGTTAGAAAGGTAAATGTGACTTTAAGACAAGAAAAAGGTAGTGATATAGATGGTGCTTGTGGACAACTTAGACAAAGAAATAAAAAAGGGGATAATTAA